ACATGGCCGAACGATATGTCGGGGGAGATTTTGCGTTTGTTACGCACGACAAATTCGATCGTGACCTGTCGCGGAATACGGCTCGACCTGGCGACCTCGTGTTCACCCAGCGGGGCACACTCGGGCAGGTCTCGCTCGTCCCTCCAGAGCCCTATGACACCTATGTGATCTCGCAGAGTCAGATGCGCCTGAGGGTTGATCTGACCAAGGCCGACCCTCGATTCGTCTTCTACGCCTGCCGCTCGGCCGGCTTCTTGAAGCAGATCGCGAACCGCGCCGTTGCCACGGGTGTACCTCACATAAACCTAGGGATTCTTGGGGAGTTGACGATTCCGGACCTCGCTGTTGAGCGACAGCGGGCGATCGCGGAAGTGCTGGGCGCCCTGGACGACAAGATCGCTGCTAACGCCGCCGCTGTTGACTTGATTGCCGCGCTGGCCCATGCCGAAGTGCAGCGTGCGTCGGCTCGGTGTTCGCCAGTTCCGTTGTCCAGTATCGCAACCATGACCACGCGCGGAATCACCCCTCGGTACACAACTGACGAGGGTTGGATTGTCCTCAATCAAAAGTGCGTGCGCGATCATCAGGTGAGCCTCGAGCCGGCTCGGATGATGGAGCCAAAGCCGTCCGCCGCCGACCGGTTGCTCCGGCCGCATGACTTCCTCGTCAACTCCACCGGCCAGGGAACCCTGGGCCGCACGGCACGGTGGATCACCGAGAGTGAGACCGTGACAGTCGACTCGCACATTACGATCGTGCGATTCGACGAGCAGCAGGTGGATCCAGCTTTCGCTGGAATAGCTGCATTGCAGCTTGACTCCCAGATTGAGCTGTTGGCAGAGGGCAGCACCGGTCAGACCGAACTTCGCCGCGACCTGCTGGGTGCTCTCCTCCTTCGACTTCCGGACCTAAATACGCAAACAGGTGTGGGCGATCGGATTCGCGAGCAAGACGCGATCGTCAGCGCTTTGAGGTC
This region of Geodermatophilus bullaregiensis genomic DNA includes:
- a CDS encoding restriction endonuclease subunit S, producing MPDRPLSSVAVERGLAGGPFGSNLVNSDYSVNGVPVIRGANMAERYVGGDFAFVTHDKFDRDLSRNTARPGDLVFTQRGTLGQVSLVPPEPYDTYVISQSQMRLRVDLTKADPRFVFYACRSAGFLKQIANRAVATGVPHINLGILGELTIPDLAVERQRAIAEVLGALDDKIAANAAAVDLIAALAHAEVQRASARCSPVPLSSIATMTTRGITPRYTTDEGWIVLNQKCVRDHQVSLEPARMMEPKPSAADRLLRPHDFLVNSTGQGTLGRTARWITESETVTVDSHITIVRFDEQQVDPAFAGIAALQLDSQIELLAEGSTGQTELRRDLLGALLLRLPDLNTQTGVGDRIREQDAIVSALRSESARLEATRDELLPLLMSGRITVRDAEEVAEAET